The Pseudochaenichthys georgianus chromosome 24, fPseGeo1.2, whole genome shotgun sequence genome includes a region encoding these proteins:
- the itsn2a gene encoding intersectin-2a isoform X3, whose amino-acid sequence MDGGASVWAITPEERGKHDKQFDSLAPVLGYVSGEQARKFFLQSGLPAPVLAEIWNLADMESDGKMDRQEFSIAMKLIKLKLQGRNIPSVLPITMKQTPVCNAAPTIRSSAGFGMGSMPNLSIGLSSMSAMPRLTPIPANPSMHSLLPTPMTLPLINCLGNCGLPNGNINLLSPPLVPNNAALPLSGFSSPMAFSPSTGMSKANSLLDLGSSSSNSSSTTSLASNSPKTVASDWGVPQGARLKYRQQFNTLDKLMSGYLSGPQVRNALIASNLTQTQLATIWTLADVDKDGQLQADEFILAMHLVEMAKTGRPLPLTLPQDLVPPSVRGGFQPIELVNGTGPHITPCLIDTLEILPSQKNMNNVSYEDRLKENFARGSAELEKRRLALEEERRKERERRDREEREVHERREREAREQENRRRLEEERRREMERQREEERLRELERMEAAKQEMERQHREEWERGKREELGMRKEGEQEEISRLRAKKKGLELELEAVGNKHKQISDCLRDAKSKRRILKAEVDLVNQKRDARIIEINTLQLQFEDWQKKLSILIPEQQRLTEKLRSLNLNKISSVTLTSVSGSVNEKGVKCRRLKDQLDTLERETTDKLAEMEQYNKELKELREKQVRQQAVLDDLHRVKEEKVRELQRRKEEEMERKRREEEEAARKAKLDQERREQEQIKKEEEEARQRRLLEEQRARQREEEEREAQARLRAAQEKAQEEERRRREEEEKKKREQEEEEKKKREQEEAERKKREQVEAERKKREQVEAERKRQEEEKERIRRKEEQERGEQQPVLVAQPSSKLTPYRALYSFVARNADELSIDADGTIEVDEQTVGEPGWLCGRFNGKRGWFPQSYAEKCHTLSTSTTGTPASLPGKMSCPPPIPHNTGDLDGKVADDSTVSAQADTSQSFFPLLARAVSSWSATSETHLNLSSGAGDVITPMLSFSQGDIISVQQQREDWWLGQLNGTQGWFPKSFVTLEMGGNTDVDPFDTCDSVQLEEFVALYTYESPEAGDLTFVEGDVVMVTEREGEWWRGCIGDHTGVFPSNYVRPVEPEGTKAGASIKKPAVSVWPTEIAQAVSTTVAPTTHQLRLSPGQLIVVLAKNSTGWWLGELQARGKKRQRGWFHSSHVKLLGPSSSKSSPSPLPVCQVIAMYDYTAANRDELSFSKGQLISVLDKTNPDWWKGDVNGVTGLLPTNYVQMTTESDPSQQWCADLMSLDTMTPQERKRQGYIHELIQTEETYVEDLELVLEVFYKPMSESGRLTEAEMGIIFVNWRELIMSNTKLLKALRVRKKTEGDNMPVQLIGDLLASELAHMQAYISFCSCQLNAAALLQSKTQDQQDFKDFLKKIATNYRCKGMPLSSFLLKPMQRITRYPLLIKNILEHTPDNHADRGPLREALEGAEELCSQVNEGVREKENSDRLEWIQSHVQSEGTIEHLVFNSLTNCLGPRKLLHSGRLYKTKSSRELWAFLFNDFFLLTHSAKPFSSSGPDRLFSLKTNIQLKMYKTPLFLNEVLVKMPADPSSDEPLFHVSHIDRVYTLKTETLNERTTWVQKIKAASEHFIETEKKKREKAYQARSLKSSGIGRLLVTVAEAQELKACKPNGKSNPYCELTMGAQCYTSRPASDTLNPKWNFNSQFFIKDLYQDILCITVFEKDQFSPDDFLGRTEVPVATIKKEMESKGAANRRLLLHEVPTGEVWVKLDLQLYEPTK is encoded by the exons atGGATG GCGGAGCCAGTGTGTGGGCCATTACTCCCGAGGAGAGGGGGAAACATGACAAACAGTTTGACTCCCTCGCCCCGGTCCTTGGCTATGTCTCAG GAGAACAAGCTAGGAAATTCTTCCTCCAGTCTGGCCTGCCTGCTCCTGTCCTGGCTGAAATCTG GAACCTAGCCGACATGGAGAGTGATGGGAAGATGGACAGACAGGAGTTCTCCATCGCTATGAAGCTGATCAAACTCAAACTCCAGGGGAGAAACATACCATCTGTCCTGCCGATCACAATGAAGCAAACGCCCGTCTGCAATGCTGCTCCAACTATCCGCTCATCAGCAGGTTTTG GAATGGGTTCTATGCCAAACCTGTCAATTGGTCTGTCCTCCATGTCAGCCATGCCCCGCCTAACACCCATCCCGGCTAACCCCTCCATGCACTCCCTGCTGCCAACGCCAATGACTCTGCCCCTCATCAACTGCCTAGGGAACTGTGGACTCCCCAATGGCAATATCAACCTCCTCAGCCCACCGCTAGTTCCTAACAATGCAG CGCTCCCTCTCTCTGGCTTCTCCTCTCCCATGGCGTTCTCTCCATCCACCGGCATGTCAAAGGCCAACTCTCTTCTTGATCTCGGATCCAGCAG TTCAAATTCTTCCTCCACCACTTCGTTGGCCAGCAACTCTCCGAAGACGGTTGCAAGTGACTGGGGCGTTCCGCAGGGCGCGAGACTCAAGTACCGCCAGCAGTTCAACACGCTGGACAAGCTCATGAGTGGATACTTATCTG GCCCTCAGGTTAGAAATGCGCTGATTGCATCCAACCTCACCCAGACTCAACTCGCCACCATCTG GACTCTGGCAGATGTGGATAAAGACGGACAGCTCCAAGCTGATGAGTTCATTCTGGCAATGCACCTGGTGGAAATGGCTAAAACTGGCCGACCTTTACCCCTCACCCTGCCTCAAGACTTGGTACCTCCCTCTGTCAG AGGAGGATTCCAGCCCATTGAGCTTGTTAATGGAACGGGGCCTCACATAACTCCCTGTTTAATCGACACGCTGGAGATACTACCTTCACAAAAGAACATGAACAATG TGTCCTACGAGGACAGGCTGAAGGAGAACTTTGCAAGAGGCAGCGCCGAGCTGGAGAAACGTCGCCTGGCTCTGGAAGAGGAGCGGAGGAAGGAGCGAGAGAGGAGGGatagggaggagagggaggtgcatgagaggagggagagggaggcgaGGGAGCAGGAGAACCGCAGGAGGCTGGAGGAGGAGAGgcggagagagatggagaggcagagggaggaggagaggctGAGAGAGCTGGAGAGGATGGAG GCGGCGAAGCAGGAGATGGAGCGCCAACACAGGGAGGAGTGGGAGCGTGGGAAGAGAGAGGAACTGGGCATGAGGAAAGAGGGAGAGCAGGAAGAGATCTCCAGACTGAGGGCCAAAAAGAAGGGTCTGGAGTTGGAGCTGGAGGCTGTG GGCAACAAGCACAAGCAGATCTCAGACTGTCTCCGTGACGCCAAGAGCAAGAGGCGGATCCTGAAGGCAGAGGTGGACCTCGTCAATCAGAAGAGAGACGCACGCATCATAGAGATCAACACGCTGCAGCTTCAGTTCGAG GACTGGCAGAAGAAGCTCTCCATCCTGATCCCAGAACAGCAGAGGCTGACAGAGAAGCTGCGGAGCCTCAACCTCAACAAAATCTCCT CCGTGACTCTGACCTCTGTGAGCGGGAGTGTGAACGAGAAAGGAGTGAAATGCCGCAGGCTGAAGGACCAGCTCGACACTCTGGAGAGGGAGACAACTGACAAACTGGCCGAGATGGAGCAGTACAACAAGGAGCTTAAG GAGCTGAGGGAGAAGCAGGTGAGGCAGCAGGCTGTCCTCGACGACCTGCACAGAGTCAAAGAGGAGAAAGTGAGGGAGCTTCAGAGGCGCAaggaggaggagatggagaggaagaggagggaggaagaagaggCAGCCAG AAAAGCAAAGCTAGATCAAGAGAGAAGAGAGCAGGAGCAGATcaagaaggaggaagaggaggcgcGTCAAAGGAGGCTCCTGGAGGAGCAGAGGGCCCggcagagggaggaggaggagagggaggcacaAGCTCGCCTCAGAGCAGCTCAGGAGAAAGCTCAGGAAGAGGAGAGAAGaaggagagaagaggaggaaaagaagaagagggagcaggaggaggaggaaaagaagaagagggagcaggaggaggcgGAAAGGAAGAAGAGGGAGCAGGTGGAGGCGGAAAGGAAGAAGAGGGAGCAGGTGGAGGCGGAAAGGAAACGGcaagaggaggagaaggagaggaTAAGGAGGAAAGAGGAGCAGGAAAGAGGAGAACAGCAGCCGGTGTTGGTGGCTCAGCCATCCTCAAAGCTGACCCCGTATAGAGCTCTGTACTCGTTTGTGGCCCGAAACGCAGATGAGCTGAGTATAGATGCAGACGGCACTATAGAg GTGGATGAGCAGACTGTCGGTGAGCCTGGCTGGTTGTGTGGGAGATTCAATGGAAAAAGGGGCTGGTTTCCCCAGAGTTACGCAGAGAAGTGCCACACTCTCTCTACCTCCACCACGGGGACTCCAGCTTCTTTACCTGGAAAAATGTCGTGTCCACCGCCAATACCACATAACACAGG AGACCTAGATGGGAAGGTAGCGGATGACAGCACTGTTTCTGCCCAAGCAGACACTTCACAG TCCTTCTTCCCTCTGTTGGCTCGAGCTGTTTCCTCCTGGTCCGCCACATCGGAAACTCACCTCAACCTCTCCTCCGGGGCAGGTGACGTCATAACCCCAATGCTGAGCTTCTCCCAGGGTGACATCATCAGCGTGCAGCAGCAGAGGGAAGACTGGTGGTTGGGGCAGCTCAATGGGACACAGGGATGGTTCCCCAAGAGCTTCGTCACTTTGGAGATGGGTGGCAATACAGA TGTGGATCCATTTGACACATGTGATTCTGTTCAACTAGAGG AGTTTGTGGCCTTGTACACGTATGAGAGCCCAGAGGCTGGGGACCTGACGTTTGTTGAGGGAGATGTTGTCATggtgacagagagagagggagagtggtGGCGTGGATGCATCGGGGATCATACGGGAGTGTTTCCATCCAACTATGTCCGACCTGTAGAACCAGAG GGAACAAAAGCTGGAGCTTCGATCAAAAAGCCTG CTGTATCTGTTTGGCCAACAGAGATCGCCCAGGCAGTCTCCACCACCGTCGCCCCGACGACGCATCAGCTGCGTCtgtctccagggcagctgatcgTGGTGCTGGCCAAGAACTCCACTGGCTGGTGGCTCGGGGAACTGCAG GCTCGAGGGAAGAAGCGGCAGAGAGGCTGGTTCCATTCCTCTCACGTCAAGCTCCTCGGGCCCTCCAGCAGCAAGTCCTCTCCCTCCCCTCTGCCAG TGTGCCAAGTTATTGCAATGTACGACTACACTGCTGCCAATCGGGATGAGCTGAGCTTCTCCAAGGGTCAGCTGATCAGCGTCCTGGACAAGACCAACCCTGACTGGTGGAAAGGAGACGTCAATGGGGTGACAGGCCTGCTACCCACCAATTATGTCCAGATGACAACAGAATCAGACCCCAGCCAGCAAT GGTGTGCTGACCTGATGTCGTTGGACACCATGACCCCTCAGGAGAGGAAGAGGCAGGGTTACATCCATGAGCTCATCCAGACTGAGGAGACCTACGTGGAAGACCTGGAGCTGGTTCTTGAA gTCTTCTACAAACCCATGTCTGAGTCAGGCCGACTAACTGAAGCTGAGATGGGAATAATCTTTGTTAACTGGAGGGAGCTCATTATGTCTAACACCAAGCTACTCAA GGCGCTGCGTGTCCGTAAAAAGACGGAAGGAGACAACATGCCGGTCCAGCTGATCGGGGACCTGTTGGCCTCGGAGCTCGCACACATGCAGGCCTACATCAGCTTCTGCTCCTGCCAGCTCAACGCAGCCGCCCTGCTGCAGAGCAAAACCCAAGACCAGCAGGACTTTAAAGACTTCCTCAAG AAGATAGCCACTAACTACCGCTGCAAAGGAATGCCACTGTCCAGCTTCCTCCTCAAGCCCATGCAGAGGATCACACGCTACCCCCTTCTCATAAAGAAC ATCTTGGAGCACACCCCTGATAATCATGCGGACCGCGGCCCGCTGAGAGAAGCTCTGGAGGGGGCGGAGGAGCTGTGCTCTCAGGTCAACGAGGGGGTGCGGGAGAAGGAGAACTCTGACAGGCTGGAGTGGATTCAGAGCCACGTGCAGAGTGAGGGGACTATAGAG CACTTGGTCTTCAACTCGCTGACGAACTGCCTCGGGCCTCGCAAGCTGCTGCACAGTGGCCGACTTTACAAAACCAAAAGCAGCAGGGAGTTGTGGGCTTTCCTCTTCAATGATTTCTTCCTCCTCACACATAGCGCCAAACCCTTCTCTTCCTCAGGACCAGACAGGCTATTCAGTCTCAAGACCAACATACAGCTGAAGATGTACAAAACA CCTCTGTTTCTAAATGAGGTTTTGGTGAAAATGCCAGCGGACCCCTCGAGCGACGAGCCGCTCTTCCACGTCTCACACATCGATCGTGTCTATACGCTCAAAACTGAGACCCTGAACGAGAG AACAACGTGGGTCCAGAAAATCAAAGCAGCTTCTGAACATTTCATAGAgacggagaagaagaagagagagaaagcTTACCAAG CTCGTTCCCTGAAAAGCAGCGGTATCGGCCGCCTGCTGGTAACTGTCGCTGAAGCCCAGGAGCTCAAAGCCTGTAAACCCAATG GTAAGAGCAACCCGTACTGTGAGCTGACGATGGGGGCTCAGTGCTACACCTCCCGGCCCGCCAGCGACACCCTGAACCCAAAGTGGAACTTCAACTCCCAGTTCTTCATCAAAGACCTCTACCAGGACATCCTGTGTATCACCGTGTTCGAGAAGGACCAGTTCTCACCTGATG ATTTCCTTGGTCGTACTGAGGTTCCCGTGGCGACTATAAAGAAAGAGATGGAGAGCAAAGGTGCCGCAAACCGACGCCTTCTACTGCATGAAGTCCCAACTGGAGAAGTCTGGGTCAAACTGGACCTGCAGCTTTACGAACCGACCAAATGA
- the itsn2a gene encoding intersectin-2a isoform X2: MDGGASVWAITPEERGKHDKQFDSLAPVLGYVSGEQARKFFLQSGLPAPVLAEIWNLADMESDGKMDRQEFSIAMKLIKLKLQGRNIPSVLPITMKQTPVCNAAPTIRSSAGFGMGSMPNLSIGLSSMSAMPRLTPIPANPSMHSLLPTPMTLPLINCLGNCGLPNGNINLLSPPLVPNNAALPLSGFSSPMAFSPSTGMSKANSLLDLGSSSSNSSSTTSLASNSPKTVASDWGVPQGARLKYRQQFNTLDKLMSGYLSGPQVRNALIASNLTQTQLATIWTLADVDKDGQLQADEFILAMHLVEMAKTGRPLPLTLPQDLVPPSVRGGFQPIELVNGTGPHITPCLIDTLEILPSQKNMNNVSYEDRLKENFARGSAELEKRRLALEEERRKERERRDREEREVHERREREAREQENRRRLEEERRREMERQREEERLRELERMEAAKQEMERQHREEWERGKREELGMRKEGEQEEISRLRAKKKGLELELEAVGNKHKQISDCLRDAKSKRRILKAEVDLVNQKRDARIIEINTLQLQFEDWQKKLSILIPEQQRLTEKLRSLNLNKISSVTLTSVSGSVNEKGVKCRRLKDQLDTLERETTDKLAEMEQYNKELKELREKQVRQQAVLDDLHRVKEEKVRELQRRKEEEMERKRREEEEAARKAKLDQERREQEQIKKEEEEARQRRLLEEQRARQREEEEREAQARLRAAQEKAQEEERRRREEEEKKKREQEEEEKKKREQEEAERKKREQVEAERKKREQVEAERKRQEEEKERIRRKEEQERGEQQPVLVAQPSSKLTPYRALYSFVARNADELSIDADGTIEVDEQTVGEPGWLCGRFNGKRGWFPQSYAEKCHTLSTSTTGTPASLPGKMSCPPPIPHNTGDLDGKVADDSTVSAQADTSQSFFPLLARAVSSWSATSETHLNLSSGAGDVITPMLSFSQGDIISVQQQREDWWLGQLNGTQGWFPKSFVTLEMGGNTDVDPFDTCDSVQLEEFVALYTYESPEAGDLTFVEGDVVMVTEREGEWWRGCIGDHTGVFPSNYVRPVEPEGTKAGASIKKPEIAQAVSTTVAPTTHQLRLSPGQLIVVLAKNSTGWWLGELQARGKKRQRGWFHSSHVKLLGPSSSKSSPSPLPVCQVIAMYDYTAANRDELSFSKGQLISVLDKTNPDWWKGDVNGVTGLLPTNYVQMTTESDPSQQCTVDPPSMSEHGETDGCADLMSLDTMTPQERKRQGYIHELIQTEETYVEDLELVLEVFYKPMSESGRLTEAEMGIIFVNWRELIMSNTKLLKALRVRKKTEGDNMPVQLIGDLLASELAHMQAYISFCSCQLNAAALLQSKTQDQQDFKDFLKKIATNYRCKGMPLSSFLLKPMQRITRYPLLIKNILEHTPDNHADRGPLREALEGAEELCSQVNEGVREKENSDRLEWIQSHVQSEGTIEHLVFNSLTNCLGPRKLLHSGRLYKTKSSRELWAFLFNDFFLLTHSAKPFSSSGPDRLFSLKTNIQLKMYKTPLFLNEVLVKMPADPSSDEPLFHVSHIDRVYTLKTETLNERTTWVQKIKAASEHFIETEKKKREKAYQARSLKSSGIGRLLVTVAEAQELKACKPNGKSNPYCELTMGAQCYTSRPASDTLNPKWNFNSQFFIKDLYQDILCITVFEKDQFSPDDFLGRTEVPVATIKKEMESKGAANRRLLLHEVPTGEVWVKLDLQLYEPTK, encoded by the exons atGGATG GCGGAGCCAGTGTGTGGGCCATTACTCCCGAGGAGAGGGGGAAACATGACAAACAGTTTGACTCCCTCGCCCCGGTCCTTGGCTATGTCTCAG GAGAACAAGCTAGGAAATTCTTCCTCCAGTCTGGCCTGCCTGCTCCTGTCCTGGCTGAAATCTG GAACCTAGCCGACATGGAGAGTGATGGGAAGATGGACAGACAGGAGTTCTCCATCGCTATGAAGCTGATCAAACTCAAACTCCAGGGGAGAAACATACCATCTGTCCTGCCGATCACAATGAAGCAAACGCCCGTCTGCAATGCTGCTCCAACTATCCGCTCATCAGCAGGTTTTG GAATGGGTTCTATGCCAAACCTGTCAATTGGTCTGTCCTCCATGTCAGCCATGCCCCGCCTAACACCCATCCCGGCTAACCCCTCCATGCACTCCCTGCTGCCAACGCCAATGACTCTGCCCCTCATCAACTGCCTAGGGAACTGTGGACTCCCCAATGGCAATATCAACCTCCTCAGCCCACCGCTAGTTCCTAACAATGCAG CGCTCCCTCTCTCTGGCTTCTCCTCTCCCATGGCGTTCTCTCCATCCACCGGCATGTCAAAGGCCAACTCTCTTCTTGATCTCGGATCCAGCAG TTCAAATTCTTCCTCCACCACTTCGTTGGCCAGCAACTCTCCGAAGACGGTTGCAAGTGACTGGGGCGTTCCGCAGGGCGCGAGACTCAAGTACCGCCAGCAGTTCAACACGCTGGACAAGCTCATGAGTGGATACTTATCTG GCCCTCAGGTTAGAAATGCGCTGATTGCATCCAACCTCACCCAGACTCAACTCGCCACCATCTG GACTCTGGCAGATGTGGATAAAGACGGACAGCTCCAAGCTGATGAGTTCATTCTGGCAATGCACCTGGTGGAAATGGCTAAAACTGGCCGACCTTTACCCCTCACCCTGCCTCAAGACTTGGTACCTCCCTCTGTCAG AGGAGGATTCCAGCCCATTGAGCTTGTTAATGGAACGGGGCCTCACATAACTCCCTGTTTAATCGACACGCTGGAGATACTACCTTCACAAAAGAACATGAACAATG TGTCCTACGAGGACAGGCTGAAGGAGAACTTTGCAAGAGGCAGCGCCGAGCTGGAGAAACGTCGCCTGGCTCTGGAAGAGGAGCGGAGGAAGGAGCGAGAGAGGAGGGatagggaggagagggaggtgcatgagaggagggagagggaggcgaGGGAGCAGGAGAACCGCAGGAGGCTGGAGGAGGAGAGgcggagagagatggagaggcagagggaggaggagaggctGAGAGAGCTGGAGAGGATGGAG GCGGCGAAGCAGGAGATGGAGCGCCAACACAGGGAGGAGTGGGAGCGTGGGAAGAGAGAGGAACTGGGCATGAGGAAAGAGGGAGAGCAGGAAGAGATCTCCAGACTGAGGGCCAAAAAGAAGGGTCTGGAGTTGGAGCTGGAGGCTGTG GGCAACAAGCACAAGCAGATCTCAGACTGTCTCCGTGACGCCAAGAGCAAGAGGCGGATCCTGAAGGCAGAGGTGGACCTCGTCAATCAGAAGAGAGACGCACGCATCATAGAGATCAACACGCTGCAGCTTCAGTTCGAG GACTGGCAGAAGAAGCTCTCCATCCTGATCCCAGAACAGCAGAGGCTGACAGAGAAGCTGCGGAGCCTCAACCTCAACAAAATCTCCT CCGTGACTCTGACCTCTGTGAGCGGGAGTGTGAACGAGAAAGGAGTGAAATGCCGCAGGCTGAAGGACCAGCTCGACACTCTGGAGAGGGAGACAACTGACAAACTGGCCGAGATGGAGCAGTACAACAAGGAGCTTAAG GAGCTGAGGGAGAAGCAGGTGAGGCAGCAGGCTGTCCTCGACGACCTGCACAGAGTCAAAGAGGAGAAAGTGAGGGAGCTTCAGAGGCGCAaggaggaggagatggagaggaagaggagggaggaagaagaggCAGCCAG AAAAGCAAAGCTAGATCAAGAGAGAAGAGAGCAGGAGCAGATcaagaaggaggaagaggaggcgcGTCAAAGGAGGCTCCTGGAGGAGCAGAGGGCCCggcagagggaggaggaggagagggaggcacaAGCTCGCCTCAGAGCAGCTCAGGAGAAAGCTCAGGAAGAGGAGAGAAGaaggagagaagaggaggaaaagaagaagagggagcaggaggaggaggaaaagaagaagagggagcaggaggaggcgGAAAGGAAGAAGAGGGAGCAGGTGGAGGCGGAAAGGAAGAAGAGGGAGCAGGTGGAGGCGGAAAGGAAACGGcaagaggaggagaaggagaggaTAAGGAGGAAAGAGGAGCAGGAAAGAGGAGAACAGCAGCCGGTGTTGGTGGCTCAGCCATCCTCAAAGCTGACCCCGTATAGAGCTCTGTACTCGTTTGTGGCCCGAAACGCAGATGAGCTGAGTATAGATGCAGACGGCACTATAGAg GTGGATGAGCAGACTGTCGGTGAGCCTGGCTGGTTGTGTGGGAGATTCAATGGAAAAAGGGGCTGGTTTCCCCAGAGTTACGCAGAGAAGTGCCACACTCTCTCTACCTCCACCACGGGGACTCCAGCTTCTTTACCTGGAAAAATGTCGTGTCCACCGCCAATACCACATAACACAGG AGACCTAGATGGGAAGGTAGCGGATGACAGCACTGTTTCTGCCCAAGCAGACACTTCACAG TCCTTCTTCCCTCTGTTGGCTCGAGCTGTTTCCTCCTGGTCCGCCACATCGGAAACTCACCTCAACCTCTCCTCCGGGGCAGGTGACGTCATAACCCCAATGCTGAGCTTCTCCCAGGGTGACATCATCAGCGTGCAGCAGCAGAGGGAAGACTGGTGGTTGGGGCAGCTCAATGGGACACAGGGATGGTTCCCCAAGAGCTTCGTCACTTTGGAGATGGGTGGCAATACAGA TGTGGATCCATTTGACACATGTGATTCTGTTCAACTAGAGG AGTTTGTGGCCTTGTACACGTATGAGAGCCCAGAGGCTGGGGACCTGACGTTTGTTGAGGGAGATGTTGTCATggtgacagagagagagggagagtggtGGCGTGGATGCATCGGGGATCATACGGGAGTGTTTCCATCCAACTATGTCCGACCTGTAGAACCAGAG GGAACAAAAGCTGGAGCTTCGATCAAAAAGCCTG AGATCGCCCAGGCAGTCTCCACCACCGTCGCCCCGACGACGCATCAGCTGCGTCtgtctccagggcagctgatcgTGGTGCTGGCCAAGAACTCCACTGGCTGGTGGCTCGGGGAACTGCAG GCTCGAGGGAAGAAGCGGCAGAGAGGCTGGTTCCATTCCTCTCACGTCAAGCTCCTCGGGCCCTCCAGCAGCAAGTCCTCTCCCTCCCCTCTGCCAG TGTGCCAAGTTATTGCAATGTACGACTACACTGCTGCCAATCGGGATGAGCTGAGCTTCTCCAAGGGTCAGCTGATCAGCGTCCTGGACAAGACCAACCCTGACTGGTGGAAAGGAGACGTCAATGGGGTGACAGGCCTGCTACCCACCAATTATGTCCAGATGACAACAGAATCAGACCCCAGCCAGCAAT GTACAGTAGATCCCCCATCCATGTCAGAGCATGGAGAGACTGACG GGTGTGCTGACCTGATGTCGTTGGACACCATGACCCCTCAGGAGAGGAAGAGGCAGGGTTACATCCATGAGCTCATCCAGACTGAGGAGACCTACGTGGAAGACCTGGAGCTGGTTCTTGAA gTCTTCTACAAACCCATGTCTGAGTCAGGCCGACTAACTGAAGCTGAGATGGGAATAATCTTTGTTAACTGGAGGGAGCTCATTATGTCTAACACCAAGCTACTCAA GGCGCTGCGTGTCCGTAAAAAGACGGAAGGAGACAACATGCCGGTCCAGCTGATCGGGGACCTGTTGGCCTCGGAGCTCGCACACATGCAGGCCTACATCAGCTTCTGCTCCTGCCAGCTCAACGCAGCCGCCCTGCTGCAGAGCAAAACCCAAGACCAGCAGGACTTTAAAGACTTCCTCAAG AAGATAGCCACTAACTACCGCTGCAAAGGAATGCCACTGTCCAGCTTCCTCCTCAAGCCCATGCAGAGGATCACACGCTACCCCCTTCTCATAAAGAAC ATCTTGGAGCACACCCCTGATAATCATGCGGACCGCGGCCCGCTGAGAGAAGCTCTGGAGGGGGCGGAGGAGCTGTGCTCTCAGGTCAACGAGGGGGTGCGGGAGAAGGAGAACTCTGACAGGCTGGAGTGGATTCAGAGCCACGTGCAGAGTGAGGGGACTATAGAG CACTTGGTCTTCAACTCGCTGACGAACTGCCTCGGGCCTCGCAAGCTGCTGCACAGTGGCCGACTTTACAAAACCAAAAGCAGCAGGGAGTTGTGGGCTTTCCTCTTCAATGATTTCTTCCTCCTCACACATAGCGCCAAACCCTTCTCTTCCTCAGGACCAGACAGGCTATTCAGTCTCAAGACCAACATACAGCTGAAGATGTACAAAACA CCTCTGTTTCTAAATGAGGTTTTGGTGAAAATGCCAGCGGACCCCTCGAGCGACGAGCCGCTCTTCCACGTCTCACACATCGATCGTGTCTATACGCTCAAAACTGAGACCCTGAACGAGAG AACAACGTGGGTCCAGAAAATCAAAGCAGCTTCTGAACATTTCATAGAgacggagaagaagaagagagagaaagcTTACCAAG CTCGTTCCCTGAAAAGCAGCGGTATCGGCCGCCTGCTGGTAACTGTCGCTGAAGCCCAGGAGCTCAAAGCCTGTAAACCCAATG GTAAGAGCAACCCGTACTGTGAGCTGACGATGGGGGCTCAGTGCTACACCTCCCGGCCCGCCAGCGACACCCTGAACCCAAAGTGGAACTTCAACTCCCAGTTCTTCATCAAAGACCTCTACCAGGACATCCTGTGTATCACCGTGTTCGAGAAGGACCAGTTCTCACCTGATG ATTTCCTTGGTCGTACTGAGGTTCCCGTGGCGACTATAAAGAAAGAGATGGAGAGCAAAGGTGCCGCAAACCGACGCCTTCTACTGCATGAAGTCCCAACTGGAGAAGTCTGGGTCAAACTGGACCTGCAGCTTTACGAACCGACCAAATGA